The genomic interval tcccccctcgagttgttccaaacctgtatgaatttctttcttctgttgaacacaaaggaagaatGTTTGTTACCAAGCTGatctaccatagtattttttttcctattatggtagtcaatggggggcgagatctgcttggttacaaacattcttccaaatatcttcttttgtgtacagcagaacaaagaaattcatacaggtttgaaacaacttgaggggcagtaaatgatggcagaagtttcatttttgggtgaactatccctttaaggttatTAAAAATGGTGATCAAGGAATGGAGATTAAGCTAGAGAACATGATATTGCTGataagtataatataatataagctttaaaaaaaaaaaaaatagaaacatgCAAAGTATTACAATTTTAGCCCACTGTATAAAAATGTTAACCTCAAGCAAATATTTAAACGCCTGCTTATTTCTTTATTATACATCTACTGCCATCTCCTGGTTAAACTAAGAATCACGTGATCtagtcattaaaaaaagtaaaatatgccTTCTCTCAGTTTTTTCAGAtagtattaattatatttacgttgacatataataaatataaaagtctAGAATATGTTTGGCTTCAAGAATTAACgtataaatagaataaaaaataaaaatacgtAAAAAAGGGCCGGGTTTACTGTCTCTGACCAATCCCAAACTACAACTCCACGAGTCTTCCTTGTACGGCATCTGACTCCTCCCACTAGCGACAGTGCGAGCGTTTTGATTTGAGCtactctgtttttttctgtttaatcGCACTAAGTTGTTTTATaaactttcttttttgtttctgGATACAGATCATCTTAAAATGCAAGCACTAAGGTATGGACAGAacgatatatattatatttcatagctgttattattatagtagaCGTTGGCAGTGAAATGTTGCACAATACAGCTGTGTCGAGGAAGTTATGTTAAAGGGATTTTCATTCATATGATGAAAATATTTCAGATGGTTTGAATCCAGGACAGACCAGACATGACTGGGCAAAAACCAaggattattaaaacatatgttTTATTACTATTTCATTGAGCACGCGAAACTAGTTGACATATCAAACCAACGCCCAAGTTGagcaatatgaaaaataattaccTTTATCctttttcccctcagaaatATGTTTCGTTCGTGGTCATCCGATGCCAGACTTGACGGTAAAACTGTTATAATTACTGGAGCTAACACTGGAATTGGCAAAGAGACAGCCATTGACCTGGCAAAGAGAGGTAGGCAACCCTATTTCTAtaaagtttaatattaatataattgtcATATGGAAAATTGTTGTCTTTCTGGCTTTCTTCTGTCTTGTCTTTAGGAGCACGGATCATTATGGCTTGCAGAGATACAGAGAAAGCAGATGCAGCCCTGAAGGAAGTTAAGGATGTTTCAGGAAACCAGGATGTTGTCACCAGAAGGCTTGACCTGGCAGATTCCAAATCAATCAGAGAATTTGCAGAGAACATCAATAAAGGTGAGTTATAAAGTtcctttataaatgtcttcctTATATAGCGCTACACTGATGCTATATTGTCTTTCAGAGGAGAAACAAGTCAACATCTTAATTAGTAACGCTGGTGTGATGGCTTGTCCTCACGGAAAGACTGCAGATGGTTTTGAAATGCAAATAGGGGTGAACCACTTGGGTAAGCATATCTAATTTAACCGAATCGGTCACCATTTTTAACCCTACAAGAATTAAGAGCGACATCAGAGCTGTCCTTCTTCCTGTAGGTCACTTCCTGTTGACTTACCTGTTATTGGATTTGATTAAAAGATCAACGCCAGCAAGAATCATTAATATCTCGTCCATGGCACACCAGTGGGGGACCATCAACTTAGAGGACCTCAACAGTGAGAAGAACTACGATAAACAGAAAGCCTACACCCAGAGCAAGCTGGCAAACGTTCTGTTCACGCGCTCGTTGGCCAAAAGACTTGAAGGTCTGTCTCATAAAAAAAGGACATTTAcattgcttgttttgttttgttttttaatataaatgttgttttttatgtgtttaagcacaatgtttttaattttttttattttattcttgtaTTAGTGTCAGAAAttaatctttaattttttttcgctcaattaacttttttaatacCACTTAAATGCCTAAACCATCTTTATAGAACTAAAAtagattattaaatatattaaaataaaatttaaaataatattataaaatgttatataacagattaaaacatttttaaattaatttctgtgCCATTTCTGACCCTGTCCTGGGATGTGCATTTGTAATTatcgttattttatttaaaaaatatgataaatgcCGCTTTCTCGTCTGGTCTTGTGTGGCGTCTCAGGTACTGGAGTAACAGCGTATGCTCTCCATCCTGGTGTGGTTCAGACTGATCTGTGGAGGCACTTGAATAAAGTTCAACAAGCCGCCATGTGGTTGGCAAAGCCCTTCACCAAAACATCTGTGCAGGGAGCTCAGACCACCATCTACTGTGCCGTGGCCCCTGAACTGGAGACAGAGAGCGGCAAATATTACAGGTCAGTGGATTTTCATCGCAATCTCAGCAAAAGAATTGTACCTAAATTGCAGTATGTAACACATACCCTACCAAAGTACAGCATACACAAAGTCCAATAGGGCATGTTCTGTTATCATTCAATTCAACAACATTATCATACAGCATTCAGTTACTGCTGATAAACTTTTAACTATGATGTCATGATGTTTCATAAAACTAACAGCTACAGTTCAGTCATGTTTTAAATAGTCTGTTAGAGATTGCTTAATTTGAGCCGGATCCTGTTCTGGAAAATGTCAGATTTTGGATTTGAATTTGGTTTTAAATGATACTGTGACAGTGTATGCGTATGAGAGTGACAGAATGAGAGCCAAATTATGCAGATATATTTGGAGGTTATGTTTTGCCATTGGCcctgaacatatttttgaccAATCAGCTTTCTTAGGGTGTGTTTGCTTTGATCAAAACGAATCCttgtgcgattgctctgttagtgcggttcatttgaacaagtgtgaacgctgccatccgaaccctagCGTGCACCAAACAAGCAGACCGAGACctatcttttcagcggtctcggtctGCTTGTTTGGTGCACGCTAGGGTTCGGATAGcagcttccaaacgaactctgatGCAGTTCCactgaaatatgaacgcaacacggaccaaagacatgtaaacgaaccaaaaacatgACATGATGCCACAAGATGGGAACCTGTTTTTTCTCATCATAGTCGTGAACTGCGTCTCCTCGCAGcagatttttgtttgtgtgtgttatggagtgattcctgctgctgtttggACTCCTTTACActttttataagctcttcacgaatTGTCAGCTGGTCAAAATACCTTCATATCTAGGCTATGCACATACAACAAGTGCATTTAGCCCagcacagcattgttttggatgttcgatAAGTTCCGTCACAAAATATACGCCATAAAAGCCGACCAATCATGCTGTGAACGTATATCtgtgcctttaggttcggtgttAAAAATGCCAATGTGAATGCTAagcggaccaggactaaatgttttttgtttagttttttggTCCGGTTCAAACGAACCAAgcgaaccgaactacaagtgtgaacacacccttaaagggttagttgacccaaaaatgaaaattctgtcattaattactcaccctcatgctgttccacacccgtaagaccttcgttcatcttcggaacgcaaattaagatatttttgttgaaatctgatggctccgtgaggcctgcatagccagcaatgacatttcctctctcaagatccattaatgtactaaaaacatatttaaatcagttcatatgagtacagtggttcaatattaatattataaagcgacgagaatatttttggtgtgccaaaaaaacaattaaCGACTTGTataatgatggccgatttcaaaacattgcttcattaagcttcggagcgttatgaatcttttgtgttgaatcatgattcggatcgcgtgtcaaaccgtcaaactgctgaaatcacgtgactttggcgctccgacccgctgattcgacacaaaagattcataatgctctgaaatgaaaattctatcattaattacttaccctcatgtcgttccacacccgtaagaccttcgttaatcttcggaacgcaaattaagatatttttgttgaaatccgatggctcagtgaggcctgcatagccagcaatgacatttcctctctcaagatccattaatgtactaaaaacatatttaaatcagttcatgtgagtacagtggttcaatattaatattataaagcgacaagaatatttttggtgtgccaaaaaaacaattaatgaCTTGTATAATgatagccgatttcaaaacattgcttcattaagcttcggagcattatgaatcttttgtgtcgaatcatgattcggatcgcgtgtcaaactgctgaaatcacgtgactttggcgctccgaaccactgattcgacacaaaagattcataacgctccgaagtttatttatcaagcgagcagggcaaccacccagtagagcgttacagtaatctagctttgaggtcatgaacgcatgaactaactgttctgcatttgtcattgagagcatatgtcgtagtttagatatatttttaagatggaagaatgcggttttacagaagctagaaacatggctttcaaatgaaagataaCTAATCAGGATAGCAGAAGACATGAGCAATGGGAGTTAGATCAGTCAGAATCAGAAATCAGTGTAATGGAATAGGCAACGACGTTGTCGGTGAGAGAGAATGATACTGATCAACTGAATGATATTTGGTCTCGACGTAGCTATATACATAACATAATAATACACTAGGCTGTAGATATGGCCCATGCAGAAATTTGTGAATGATGCTTTTATAGATGCGCCATCACCATTTAGTGACGTCATGTTCCCGTATGTTTTGGGAAAACTAAAGTTGTATGGTCAGTGTTGGTCAACAGCGCCTTTTAATTGCTGTTTTTGATCCGGCAATTATTCATGTACAAGTTAAGCACTGCTGTTAGACCTGTCTTCTGCTCTCCTCGCAGTGACTGTGCACCTGCTAAATGCTCCCAGGCTGCCATGGATGATGAGACGGCCCAGCGCCTCTGGGAACTCAGCTGTAAGATGCTCGGCATCACATGGGAATGAAAACTCAACTCTCTTCCTGATGACTTCAAGTTTTATTGCAGTCTGCCTGAGATCAGCCCATCTGTCAAAATGAGAAATACTAATACTTAATATTAACATAATATCAAAAAGAGAACTGGCATGAAAGACAAAGCAAATATGGTGGGCTTTACATTAtgtgaaatttaaaacatttttttggtctCAGGTTGCTTATATATAATAAAGGTACATATTTATGCACTAATTTATATattagattaaataaatgccAGATTCAGGCAGTTGAAAATGCAAAGTATatgtgaatatttttaatacatttccattTTTGTGTCCTGGTATTAATTTGCAATAAAAAGTTTTGTATGACCCAAGgagaatatattttgtaaatatttgcacatttatttgtattaatatgTGCATACTGtactttacattttacattttttttgctaaagaaaaaacgttttaaaacataatatgttaataatatgttacataaaatataaagatgCCAGTTCAGCAACTCTTGCAGCTCTGCTCTCTTCCTGACTCGGTCACCATGACAATCTCTCATCTCTACTCTCACCCTGAGCCAGTCACCATGACAACCTCTAATCAGCTCTGCCTTCCCTTGACCCGATCACCATGAACAACCGCTAATGGCATCTCTGCTTCCCCTGACCTAGTCCCCTTGACAACCTTCAACTGCAGCTTTTCTCTCCTTGTAACCCGTCACCATGACAACAACTCATTGCCTAAATATAGTGTGATGCAGGGGAATATGAAAAATGGTCACTAGCACCACCTAGTGGCCACCAAAAATTGACATTGTCATATCTTACTTCTCTAAAACTGcaacattaaattattatgattattatttgatgaaattatttcaaccaaacagatgtgtgtgtgaacatttTCCAAGTAGGCACTGTAAAATATAAGAGTTGTACAAGTAAAACAGTGTGGTAATAATTTGAGGCCCCTACTGGCAAATCACAAGCACTATGAGAATCGAAGCCACTTTTGTTGGGGCAATTAACCACTGAGGTAATTGAAAGGCATGAATGGAGCTCTGTGTTCAGTAATGAACTTGCATGTCATTCTCTCCTCACATCACTCTCTCCCGATGGAGCAAAAGGAGCAGAAACCGCGACGTAAGTCCTGTTTCCTTGAATCAGTTTATATTTCTAACATATAGCATTTGAGCTGTAGTTTATATTCAGGGATGTTAGCCTATTATtcattcactcttaaaaataaaggttccaattAGAACCAAGTTTTACAGTCTGGTGGCCATATGAGAACCATTCACACAAACTTTTTATTCTCTAGTTTTTTAGAAAATCATCTTGCTTTAAAGACCCCAGAAACCAATATACTGACCTGAAGAACCAATAATGTGACAGaaagaatgtttttaaaggTGCGTTCACAtcatgtcgtaattaccataacgattttgaactgtaaaaagcCTTCAGATGCTTGTAGAACTTGCAATTATAACGTGTAAACTcgtaattttctgagagctacgacttgtaccacctgaccacagcagatttaaagggttagttcacccaaaaatgaaaattctgtcattaattactctccctcatgtttttccacacctgtaagaccttcgttcatcttcagaacacaaattaagatatttttgataaaatccgatggctcagtgaggcctccattgccagcaagataattaacactttcaatgcccggaaagctactaaagacatatttaaaacagttcatgtgacttcagtggttcaagcttaatgttatgaagcgacgagaatactttttgtgcgccaaaaaaacaaaataacgactttattcaacaatatctagtgatgggcgatttcaaaacactgcttcatgaagctttacgaatcttttgtttcgaatcagtggttcggagcgtgtatcaaactgccaaagtcacgtgatttcagtaaacgaggctttgttacgtcataagtgtttcgaaatgtttcgaaatttcaatggttcacgtgactttggcagtttgatacatgctctgaaccactgattcgaaacaaaagattcgtaaagcttcgaagcttcatgaagcagtgttttgaaatcgcccatcactagatattgttgaattaatgacagaattttcattttttagtgaaTTAACCCTTcaaggtgtgttcgacttgaagcggcgATCTGTGTATGActtcaaagtaccgcgagagcgattcgaaAGCATACGGAGCTTTATTTACGGTAATTACAAGATGGCGCGAATGCAGCATAATCTCCAAAGAACCACACAATGCCAACTCAGCCCTATACagcaaaatgtttttgataAGAAGAGGATTCTTTGCTGAATCTGATGTACTTCAAAGAATTGTTAAAGAATCTTTATTTATGAGAGTGTTGGCAACTTTTTTTCAAATAGCCTATAGgcctatattaattataatgttttCAGCAAGAAATTGAGCTTTTTATGAAATACAGATCAGATCATGTGACTTATTATTTAATGTTCTGGGAACACTGTAACAATATCTTTAACAAATAGGtctataatttaatttataattataatttaatttcacTACTGTTAATAGTGCGCCCTTTTATAGCAGTAGATAATAATGCTGCAACattcaaaaagattttaataaaataaaataatgctaaataatttattttattatgcataATAACTCATACGCatagaaaaacagaaattaacactgcttaaTTTGCgtttgttattattttgtcagtctaaatataattttctgCATGTGCCCGTCAGTGGTCGCTCTCGGCTTATTCCCTGTAGATTTTCACGCAAaaatgcgtcaggatattcaAATACCCCGCATGCATTATGCTCTTTCTAAATCTACTTTTAACTAGTTTATATAGCTAGTTATAACTTTAAAAGTTCAACCACAATTCTGATACAGAGAAACTGAGCTTTacgttaatttaatttatttagaacaGCTTTTTCCCCTCTTAACTTTTAATCTTTCAAAATGCCGGTGAACATGGCTGGATGCACCACAGACTGCGTGGAGAAGCCGATCTCCATCTGCTTCCAGAAGTTCGGCCGCTTTGTGGGAACTTACCCGTGGTGGTTCTTCATCTCTCCTCTGTTGATCTCTGCGGTGTTGGGGAGTGGGTTTTATTTCTTAGAAGATCGTGAGGCCAATGACATTGAGGATCAGTTCACACCTGTGAACGGTCCTGCCAAGCTGGAGAGGCAGTTTGTGCAGGAAAACTTCCCGCAGAACGACTCGGTGTTCTCCAACCAAAGACTCTACACGGATGGAGTTTACGCATCCTTCATAGCGGTGTCAACATCCTCCAACATCCTCACAGATGCTGCCTTTCAGGAGATAGTCACTTTAGACAGGAAGGTCAAGGAGCTGAATGTGTCCATGGGTCACGAGGTGCTCACTTTCGAGGGACTTTGCGCAAGACGATACAAGAAATGCATACCGAATAAGATACTggatatttacaaatattatgGGAAAAATTTAGAAAAGACCGAACTCACTTTCCCGTTCTTTCGTTTCGGATTCGCGTACATTTTCCTGGGCTATTCTGTTGGTGGAGTGGATTTAAACTCTTCTGTTATTAAAAGTGCAAAGGCAGTGCGACTGTTGTATTTCCTGAAGGAGGATAATCGTACCAGAACAGATTTATGGCTGAATGAATTCCTTAAGGTTTTTCCATCTAATTTATCATTAAACTTCATTAAGGTaggtcatattttatttatgtactgTTTGAGGACTGGTAATcgggggctagttgtcacaggCCTATAATATTGTAACATCCGTCTTTAAACTAAaatcatataatatattttgcaaTAGCTCTTGATTTTACAAGTGAACTATAGATTGATATGGGTTctcaaaagttttttgtttatgttttcaaaaaatgttgagGCAGTTtgtcacattttaaatgttataattttATACAATTCAATAAATTCTGTTGGTTGAAaaattttactgtttaaattttgcttaaaaatcattaaatgtaaatgtaataggTATTACTGCCAGATTTccattgtgacaacttaccccttATGCTGTGACAACAACATGCACCCCCTATTGGACAAGCTTTGctaaatgaactgaaatataattttcctGGGCAATATCTGTGGAAATGTTTAGTTTATGTATCCCTGTCATATTGCAGCTGACAGCAGTTGTTTAAAATTAGTTTAAGTTCATTGAAATGTTCTTGTGATGCAACTATTATTATTAGCTAAATCTGAAATGATGATGTCAATATGATAATTTGTATCCTCAGGTGACCTATTCCACATCTCTGTCAAGGCAGGTGGAATTTGAGGCAAACACAAAGGATGTGATTCCCCTCTTCTCTATCACATACATTATTGCCATTGCATTCTCAATTCTCTCTTGTTTGAGGTATGTTAATAGttaggtttattttaatgcgCACCTGATTTTTCCAGGGCTTCTGAGTAGATGTTTTACATGTACACGTTTACACTGTGTTATGACTTAAATGTTCTGAGTGGTGATGGGAACTTGATCGGATCTTCAAATCTATAAGTTATTTCGCTCGACTGAGCGGAGTTAAattaatgttgtattttaaatagcCAAATACGTCCACATA from Ctenopharyngodon idella isolate HZGC_01 chromosome 23, HZGC01, whole genome shotgun sequence carries:
- the rdh12l gene encoding retinol dehydrogenase 12, like, producing the protein MQALRNMFRSWSSDARLDGKTVIITGANTGIGKETAIDLAKRGARIIMACRDTEKADAALKEVKDVSGNQDVVTRRLDLADSKSIREFAENINKEEKQVNILISNAGVMACPHGKTADGFEMQIGVNHLGHFLLTYLLLDLIKRSTPARIINISSMAHQWGTINLEDLNSEKNYDKQKAYTQSKLANVLFTRSLAKRLEGTGVTAYALHPGVVQTDLWRHLNKVQQAAMWLAKPFTKTSVQGAQTTIYCAVAPELETESGKYYSDCAPAKCSQAAMDDETAQRLWELSCKMLGITWE
- the LOC127506222 gene encoding patched domain-containing protein 3-like encodes the protein MPVNMAGCTTDCVEKPISICFQKFGRFVGTYPWWFFISPLLISAVLGSGFYFLEDREANDIEDQFTPVNGPAKLERQFVQENFPQNDSVFSNQRLYTDGVYASFIAVSTSSNILTDAAFQEIVTLDRKVKELNVSMGHEVLTFEGLCARRYKKCIPNKILDIYKYYGKNLEKTELTFPFFRFGFAYIFLGYSVGGVDLNSSVIKSAKAVRLLYFLKEDNRTRTDLWLNEFLKVFPSNLSLNFIKVGHILFMYCLRTGNRGLVVTGL